Below is a genomic region from Penaeus vannamei isolate JL-2024 chromosome 18, ASM4276789v1, whole genome shotgun sequence.
aactatcgctatctctatcattatcattatcatcatcattattattattacttatattttaaTTTCCTGAATAATCCATTACAGAGCAAATCAAAATGAGGACGATCTTTTTCCTGGCGTTGGCCGCACTGGTGAGTTGCACGGTCACAAAGCGCCTTTTCCTCGATTGAGAAATACTGACGAAGATATCCTTCGACAATCTAGGTCCTTGATAATGCCCTGCACGTCCTATACGCCTTGATGAAATATCGTGGCATTCTTCGCATGCCTCAAGGTGGCCAGGGCGTCTCGACCCTTCACTCGCAAAGCTTCAAATGCAGTCTCAGTTTCCACGTTTCAGGCCACCGCTGAGCCAGGGCAAAGCGACGTCGACGACGTAAACGCGCCACTGGATGGCGATGTCCATAACCGGGTCAAGAGAGACATAGGATACGACCCCGATGGCTACGGCCCCAACATCAACGTGGATATGGAGATCAACGCTGGACCCAATGCTCACGTAGCCATTGACGTTGACGTCAACATTGGTCAGTAACGCTCCTTCTTTTTCTGCATAATACTTGGAGATATGTTGTacaatatagttttttttaatattccacTAAAGGAAAACGATTTTATTATATgaacatgatgaaaataatggttgtGCTTGTTTGGTTTTCAGGGAAGAATTGGTTAgcacgtttttgtttgttttttctggcaCTTTTGGAAGGTTGTCTgcctctgtttatttattaaccACAATTATCCTCATCACTTGGAATCACTTGGAAGTTAGCTTAGCTCGATAGCTCGAGGTACCAGCTGTTGCATTCAACGCAGTTCTTGCAAGAGGAACCCTTCGCGAATGTCGGCGGGAGTTTTTAAGAGCAGACGACACAGGACCCCGAGGCCGCCGCCCCCACGGCACAGCGCAGTTATGCGTGTCCTTTATTGACGGTGCTGTGTATAACTAAGAATTGTCATTTGCAGGGCTTCGTTGTGATGATAAAAGAGTCATTTACTTCTCAGTGGTATTTTATGTACAAATAAAGGTTTGAAATCGCGCTTAATTTATTTCAGTCTTGGCAAGTGTAAgaggaaattaataaatacattcaAATACTAAAATACTGATCTTGCACACAGTAACAATGACCTAGGGTATAGTATACCCtgtattagaaaagaaaaatgtttaagcAAATTAATTAGTCCTAAAACAAACACGgacagtatatattttttctttatttaattataaaattCCCGATGGAAATAAGTACACctctaaaggggggggggggctttagaaTTGCCAGGAAATATCTGTATACCTTCATGACTACACCACGAGAGAACTGTGGTCGGAATCCTGCCCAACAAGGACATCGAAAAAACGACTGTAGAGTGGAATGAATGAAAATCTTTCTGTGGCGTAGGATAAAATTTTGCTTGTATTTCTATATagtacctacttatctacctacctccctacatacaaacacatacatacatacatgcacacatacatttatatgtatatctatcaatctgtcgatctgtctatttAGTAGAGGTGAGGGCGTGGTAGCcgagtgggtatatatatatatatatatatatatatatatatatatatatatatatgtgtgtgtgtgtgtgtgtgtgtgtgtgtgtatgtgtgtgtgtgtatattcatacatttatttatttatgcatcggATTTTCGATTCGTCGACAATTCCAGGTTCGGGAGTTCGAGTCCCTCGACTGCCTCGTTATTACCTTAGGCAAGTAACTTTACCTTaattgtaaaagccacctgggaGACAAGGCAGcatttgtgggtgccggtcccaagcccggataaatagaaAGGGTTGGTGtgaggaagggcatccgactggaAAAAGCTATGCCAAAAGCAAtgtatggaatgagccgtaatagaacGGTTCATTCATAACAGCGACCCCAtatggaaatgggagaaagctgagaatatatatatatatatatatatatatatatatatatatatatatatatgtgtgtgtgtgtgtgtgtgtgtgtgtgtgtgtgtgtgtagatgtgtagatgtgtgtgtgtgtgtgtgtgtgtgtgtgtgtgtgtgtgtgtgtgtgtgtgtgtgtgcatataaatattagGGTGTTGCATATTTTACCAACTTTCATGCCGTAATTAGCTTATAGTGAAAAACTATCCTTTAGGTTACCCTGAAACAGAATAACCAAACTTTAgtgaaaaaatatgtgtatatatatgtacatctatatcagtctatctatatatacatttatatataatgtatgaacatatgtatatatctgtatatctatatctatatatctatatatacatacaatatatatatatatatatatatatatatatatatatatatatatatatatatatatatatgtgtgtgtgtgtgtacataaataaatacacacacacacacacacacatacatgtgtaatatgtgtctggaatgatgctaatgataatttagggtttgctgtggcAATCTATTGTGACATCattcaaattgtggcttgtctattTATTGTACTTCTGAGGGTACATGTAACGTTGAAGCGAGGTACTTACTTGCACGGGGCAaatttatcctgctaaccaacgaacaagcaAACGAAGAAACTAACCAgtgcgaccaaaaacataatctcttGGCGGAGATAACATACTCCGCAGGCTGCTTCGCATTCCAAGGCGAAACAGTGAATCAGTGACTTTCAAGCAGTCCAGATCCAGTAACTGGATTAAGGCCAATTTGTACAGTGTAAGGCTACGAATGTTATAGTATGAGAATTCTATTAAAAATCCAATAATTTCAAGATTTCAAGAGTGAATTTACATTGGCATCTATGCTGCAAATTAAAGATTAATGTATGATATGAATGATTGCGGTTTTGGTGGAGAGATATGCTTTAGCATACGCTCTTTCTCGGGTTCCATTCCCAGCAGATGAATACTGTTAAGTATTATCTATCCTATATTTCATCATTCGAAATATAAGCTCCCAACTAGAATCGATTACTACCAGTGACCATTTTATGAAGTTTGTTATTCATTTCTGACAAAACATCTTGTAAAATATAAAACCAAATGTCATTGCATAGGTGGTGctaagacaaacaaaacacaggAATGAAACAGTATTTATTTGAGTAAATTTCTGGCCTATGATAACCAGTAAAACTCCTCTTATATGCAAGTATACTAACAATCAAAGCAGGTTAGTTACTGTGATTTCTCGGAGTATGGTGCACATAGCCACAACTTATACATTTATCCCTAGGAAaagagacagatttttttttgtataacctTGGTCATTCCACTTCTGACTGTAGCTATCCATGAGGTCACTAGCTTGAGCACTTTTACTGACTTGGAAATATATTCTTTCGTATAAATACTAGTTTAAATTTAAAGATTCATTTACAGTTTAAGGAAGACGCAGTTCCTAATACTGTATCAGTTCAACTGTTTTGCACAACATACATCCTCTTAACTTAGCCAATATCGTTTTTGAAATACATTTTAGCTACTAATATATTCTACAACATATTTTCCACTCATCAATAGTATATAAATGTCATTATCTGGAGCACCTGTCTCTATCGTACATCGTCCCTAACGGTCACTTTTTTTCAAATCGAGAAAGATCTTTAAAAGCCAATCATGGTTAAGTTGTATTTTCCCATCAAATTCACAACCCACGACATTGTGTGAGACTAGAAGTGAAAACTAAGCAGCTGTCTACCGGAATCACACTAATTACATTCTTCTTGTAATAAAATATCTCTACTCTCCTTTTACAGTAAATGTCTGACTTTTACTGagcatcacatacatatacataggactcacacgcacacgcacacacacacacacacacacacacacacacacacacaaatttatatatttacatatatatatataatatatatatatatatattatatatatatatatatatatatatatatatatatatatatatatatatatatatatatatatatatacatgtttcaaaTGCGAAATGTTGGCCTTCATATTGCCTTCTACGTTGTTATGAACATAAGTGTTAACAAAGAaaatttatcaatatcatatgcCGGCAACACATCCTCCAGCATTACCATGCAGAGGATATATTTGGATGACTACATATTCCTATGATGACAGGCAGTCGTTAAGAAAGACACTCTTACCTCATACACATCTCATAAAAATACTAATTTCTTTAACAACCCGAATTGTTGCTAGTATGTCTTCTCGCAGTTACAATAGAACCTTTCTTACTATAAAAGTCACTGGCGTTGTACTAAGATGCCTGCGGTCTACACTGGGAACCTACTAATGACTTTATAAAAATATCTTTCTTGTCTTATTTAAGGTACTGGACGTACTCACAATGTACTGCTCTCCACTGTGCATTTTTTCTGCATTTCAGAGTGTCTacccgcttctctcctctctatacgcctggctctctctccctattcatacatacataaatgcacacac
It encodes:
- the LOC113818034 gene encoding uncharacterized protein; translated protein: MLPDGADASEVPDGILPGTSRSPAEQIKMRTIFFLALAALATAEPGQSDVDDVNAPLDGDVHNRVKRDIGYDPDGYGPNINVDMEINAGPNAHVAIDVDVNIGKNWLARFCLFFLALLEGCLPLFIY